In one window of Pelorhabdus rhamnosifermentans DNA:
- a CDS encoding M48 family metalloprotease, which translates to MLQMNGIKKGLVLCLSGFLILITSFVGNVKVEAASFTENLLYGAAAFAYINGQLNNLNDNHQKDLLAQTQKQTGVYENEEKDAYLANVAQRLMTNGIIKGHYAVYLTPDKSINAFCTLGRVIAVNKGTIEMLDEDEFASILGHEMGHGEHKDPVEGTKKSIGLGVLVDLYLQDNPGITSQVLGVASANYINNEVITMQEEWAADNAGFDNAVAAGYNPGGGAAAMAFMRSKLGELWHDGLSKIVSPNNHPKTSDRVNNFSKRMTDYSHGHVTVKGDKTVCLDGVEIITPAKTERYLAAERTYLIAGKLAREYHNNTLETVSVGQNGTVYMGDRALFTPVDGDSDTAQEVADKINVLIKK; encoded by the coding sequence ATGTTACAAATGAACGGGATCAAAAAAGGACTTGTGCTTTGTTTAAGTGGATTCCTTATTTTAATAACAAGTTTTGTCGGAAATGTTAAGGTTGAGGCTGCTAGCTTTACAGAAAATTTATTATATGGTGCTGCAGCGTTTGCTTATATTAATGGTCAACTGAATAATCTTAATGACAATCATCAAAAAGATTTGTTAGCGCAAACGCAAAAACAAACGGGTGTCTATGAAAATGAGGAAAAAGATGCCTATTTAGCGAATGTAGCACAACGCTTAATGACGAACGGGATTATTAAGGGTCATTATGCTGTATACTTAACACCTGACAAAAGCATTAATGCTTTTTGTACGTTAGGTCGTGTGATTGCTGTTAACAAAGGAACTATTGAAATGCTTGATGAAGATGAGTTTGCTTCTATTCTTGGTCATGAAATGGGACATGGAGAACACAAGGACCCTGTAGAAGGAACGAAAAAAAGTATCGGTCTTGGTGTGTTAGTTGATTTGTACTTACAGGATAATCCGGGCATAACAAGCCAAGTATTGGGTGTTGCAAGTGCTAATTATATCAATAATGAAGTCATTACCATGCAAGAAGAATGGGCGGCAGATAATGCTGGTTTTGATAATGCTGTTGCTGCAGGCTATAATCCGGGTGGTGGCGCTGCTGCCATGGCTTTTATGCGCTCTAAATTGGGAGAATTATGGCATGATGGACTGAGCAAAATTGTGAGTCCCAATAATCATCCTAAGACTTCCGACCGTGTGAATAATTTTTCTAAGAGAATGACAGATTATAGTCATGGCCATGTTACTGTAAAAGGTGATAAAACGGTTTGTCTTGACGGTGTTGAGATTATCACGCCAGCGAAGACTGAACGTTATTTAGCAGCTGAACGTACATATTTAATTGCGGGTAAACTTGCCAGAGAATATCATAACAATACACTAGAAACGGTATCTGTTGGGCAAAATGGCACTGTCTATATGGGAGATCGAGCTCTTTTTACACCTGTTGATGGAGACAGCGATACAGCCCAAGAGGTTGCGGATAAAATTAACGTCCTTATTAAAAAATAG
- a CDS encoding TVP38/TMEM64 family protein, with the protein MNFAKHTNQKVFRLIILTVFVILVWISFRVYPAFFQKMYVLLLHGDVRGSVHFIRSYGPYSMIVSFLLIVFINTVAVLPNIFILAANGVIFGVVEGTIISWLAESVGVILSFILMRYFFHDVAHSVIIRSNALKRIDEFSGKQGFRVMLVARCIPYVPSGLITALGAVSSITLADYALATFIGKLPSAWIEVTLGHDLLSYQDHVMRLTLLIFLSIALYYFLARKKKQQ; encoded by the coding sequence ATGAATTTTGCTAAGCATACTAATCAAAAAGTATTTCGATTGATTATACTTACTGTATTTGTTATCCTTGTCTGGATTAGCTTTAGGGTATATCCTGCTTTTTTTCAAAAGATGTATGTTTTACTTCTACATGGTGATGTGAGGGGCAGTGTTCACTTCATCCGATCTTATGGACCGTATTCCATGATTGTTAGTTTCTTACTTATCGTTTTTATTAACACTGTCGCTGTACTGCCAAATATTTTCATCTTAGCTGCTAATGGTGTGATTTTTGGTGTAGTAGAAGGAACGATTATTTCGTGGTTAGCTGAATCAGTGGGTGTCATTTTAAGCTTTATTTTGATGCGATATTTTTTTCATGATGTTGCTCATAGTGTGATTATTCGCAGTAATGCCTTGAAACGAATTGATGAATTTAGTGGCAAGCAAGGATTTCGCGTTATGCTTGTGGCGCGGTGTATTCCCTATGTACCATCCGGTCTTATTACGGCTCTTGGTGCTGTAAGTAGTATTACCCTTGCTGATTATGCCCTAGCTACATTTATTGGAAAATTACCATCTGCCTGGATTGAAGTCACTTTAGGTCATGATTTGTTATCTTATCAGGATCATGTTATGAGGCTTACACTCCTCATCTTTTTATCCATCGCTTTATATTATTTTTTAGCGAGAAAGAAAAAGCAGCAATAA
- the pflB gene encoding formate C-acetyltransferase, with the protein MAWKGFVKGIWNEKIDVRDFIQNNYQPYSGEDNFLSGPTIKTSALWKECCDLLDQERNKNGVLDVDYQTVSTITSHKPGYIDRKLESIVGLQTDAPLKRSVIVNGGIRMAEQACEAYGYKLNPEISELYHHHCKTHNTAVFDVYTDEMKHVRKLGIITGLPDAYGRGRIIGDYRRIALYGIERLIVEKRTDLKNMEGRAMVQEAIQLREEIMAQIAGLQDMSLMAQSYGFDITQPAVNAQQAVQWVYFGYLAAIKEQNGAAMSLGRVSTFLDIYIERDLAQGVLTEEEAQELIDQLVIKLRLARHLRTPEYNELFAGDPLWVTEAIGGMGEDGRTLVTRTSYRILNTLYNLGPAPEPNLTVLWSTKLPAAFKKFCAKVSVDTSAIQYENDDIMRMDYGDDYAIACCVSAMKVGKQMQFFGARTNLAKALLLAINGGRDEKKGDQVGPVLPVLQDEYLDYDKVRKNYSIVLEWLAGLYVNTMNVIHFMHDKYAYERSQLALHDTDVERLMAFGVAGLSVAADSLSAIRYAKVQPVRNEQGIAVDFKITGDFPCFGNDDDRVDRFVKEITAEFSHNLKQHPAYRNARHTLSVLTITSNVMYGKKTGSTPDGRQSGQPFAPGANPMHGRDARGALAAMNSVAKISYEDCRDGISYTFSAVPGALGKSSTNRVDNLAAVLDGYAMQQGHHINVNVLDREVLEDAMIHPEKYPQLTIRVSGYAVNFVKLSPEHQREVISRTFYQAM; encoded by the coding sequence ATGGCATGGAAAGGTTTTGTTAAAGGAATTTGGAATGAGAAAATTGATGTTCGTGATTTTATTCAGAATAATTATCAACCCTACAGTGGTGAAGACAATTTTTTAAGTGGTCCCACCATAAAGACGAGTGCACTATGGAAAGAATGCTGTGATTTATTAGATCAGGAACGGAATAAAAACGGTGTACTTGATGTTGATTATCAGACTGTTTCAACAATTACTTCACATAAGCCAGGATATATTGACAGAAAACTGGAAAGTATCGTTGGTTTGCAAACCGATGCACCGTTGAAACGCAGTGTCATTGTCAATGGTGGCATTCGCATGGCAGAACAAGCCTGCGAGGCTTATGGTTATAAGTTAAATCCCGAAATTAGTGAACTTTATCATCATCATTGCAAAACACACAATACAGCTGTTTTTGATGTTTATACAGATGAAATGAAACATGTGCGCAAATTAGGCATTATTACGGGGTTGCCTGATGCCTATGGCCGCGGACGCATTATTGGTGATTATCGTCGTATCGCTTTATATGGAATTGAGCGGCTTATTGTTGAAAAACGAACTGACTTGAAAAATATGGAAGGCCGAGCTATGGTGCAAGAAGCGATCCAGTTGCGCGAAGAAATTATGGCTCAAATTGCTGGATTACAGGATATGTCACTCATGGCCCAAAGTTATGGATTTGATATTACGCAACCTGCTGTAAATGCGCAGCAAGCTGTTCAATGGGTTTACTTTGGTTATTTGGCGGCAATTAAGGAACAAAATGGCGCTGCCATGTCATTAGGTCGTGTATCAACTTTTCTTGACATATATATTGAGCGTGATTTGGCACAAGGGGTATTAACAGAAGAAGAAGCACAAGAACTGATTGATCAATTAGTAATAAAATTGCGTCTTGCACGTCATTTGCGTACACCAGAATATAATGAATTATTTGCTGGTGATCCGCTCTGGGTGACAGAAGCTATTGGCGGTATGGGGGAAGATGGACGAACCTTAGTGACACGTACGTCTTATCGTATTTTAAATACTTTATATAATTTAGGTCCAGCGCCTGAACCGAATCTGACTGTATTGTGGTCAACAAAGTTACCTGCCGCCTTTAAAAAGTTTTGTGCTAAAGTGTCTGTCGATACAAGTGCTATTCAATATGAAAATGATGATATTATGCGTATGGACTATGGTGATGATTATGCTATTGCCTGCTGTGTATCAGCAATGAAAGTAGGCAAACAGATGCAGTTCTTTGGTGCCAGAACGAATTTGGCTAAGGCCTTATTGCTTGCCATTAATGGTGGCCGCGATGAGAAAAAAGGTGACCAAGTCGGGCCCGTGCTCCCTGTCCTTCAGGACGAATACCTTGATTATGATAAGGTAAGAAAAAATTATTCCATCGTTTTAGAATGGTTGGCTGGATTATATGTCAATACAATGAATGTCATCCATTTCATGCATGATAAGTATGCTTATGAACGGTCACAGCTTGCCTTGCATGATACAGACGTAGAACGACTCATGGCTTTTGGGGTTGCTGGATTATCTGTTGCAGCGGATTCGTTAAGTGCCATTCGTTATGCTAAGGTACAGCCTGTGCGAAATGAACAAGGCATTGCTGTTGATTTTAAAATTACTGGCGACTTTCCTTGTTTTGGCAACGATGATGACAGAGTAGATCGCTTTGTTAAAGAAATTACAGCTGAATTCTCTCACAACTTAAAACAACATCCCGCTTATCGGAATGCCAGACATACCTTGTCTGTGCTCACAATTACTTCAAACGTTATGTATGGTAAAAAAACCGGTTCTACTCCTGATGGACGTCAAAGTGGACAACCTTTTGCACCAGGTGCAAATCCCATGCATGGACGTGATGCGCGGGGAGCCTTGGCTGCCATGAATTCTGTGGCCAAAATATCTTATGAAGATTGTCGTGATGGTATTTCCTATACTTTTTCAGCGGTTCCAGGAGCACTTGGAAAAAGTTCGACAAATAGGGTAGATAATCTTGCTGCTGTACTTGACGGTTATGCTATGCAGCAAGGCCATCATATTAATGTGAATGTTCTTGATCGAGAAGTTTTAGAAGATGCCATGATTCACCCGGAAAAATATCCCCAACTAACGATTCGTGTGTCAGGTTATGCTGTAAATTTTGTAAAGTTAAGTCCTGAGCATCAACGCGAAGTAATTAGTAGAACTTTTTATCAGGCTATGTAA
- the pflA gene encoding pyruvate formate-lyase-activating protein, with translation MKGYFHSIETFGTVDGPGIRYVLFLSGCPMHCSFCHNPDTWEQGNQTITVETVLADVEKYRNFYERSGGGITVSGGEPLMQAEFVTELFKNCHARKIHTLIDTSGCAPLENLKMVLPYTDTIQFSIKAVEPVKHQTLTVLSNDAILANLRYAAESQLPLIIRYVIIPDVNNATSDMNQLAELVKSLPGSASVELLAYHTLGLEKWEKLGKKYTLTSIREANAEDLNIAKAILNEQGIQVIGVE, from the coding sequence ATGAAGGGATATTTTCATTCCATTGAAACATTTGGGACAGTTGATGGTCCAGGCATTCGCTATGTACTATTTTTAAGCGGCTGTCCTATGCACTGTTCTTTTTGTCATAATCCGGATACATGGGAGCAAGGAAACCAAACGATTACAGTAGAAACTGTTCTGGCTGATGTAGAAAAATACCGAAACTTTTATGAGCGCTCTGGAGGCGGTATTACGGTAAGTGGTGGAGAGCCATTGATGCAAGCCGAATTTGTAACTGAATTATTCAAAAATTGCCATGCGCGAAAAATTCATACTCTCATTGATACCTCGGGTTGCGCACCTTTAGAAAATCTAAAGATGGTTTTACCTTATACAGATACCATTCAATTTAGTATTAAAGCTGTTGAACCGGTGAAACATCAAACATTAACTGTCCTGTCAAACGATGCGATCTTAGCCAATCTTCGTTATGCAGCCGAAAGTCAGCTACCGCTGATTATTCGTTATGTCATTATTCCTGATGTAAATAATGCGACTTCAGATATGAACCAATTAGCAGAATTAGTGAAGTCCTTGCCAGGCAGTGCATCTGTAGAGCTCTTAGCTTATCATACATTGGGATTAGAAAAGTGGGAAAAGCTCGGTAAAAAATATACATTAACTTCGATAAGAGAAGCTAATGCTGAAGATTTAAACATTGCTAAGGCGATTTTAAATGAGCAAGGCATCCAGGTTATAGGCGTAGAATGA
- a CDS encoding sigma-54 interaction domain-containing protein, translated as MMKSIGVVTYVRNSPVAIFLKDNLETVLANYVDVKIYSFDELKPGKTIDDDIVLVMIKSQALQVKKHISDARRIVVAQRTTRESEIYKIFSIPADTRVLVVNDNSETTLEAITLFYQLGINHLNLVPYKEGEDYSDIKIAITPGENWRVPEYIGTVLDIGQRYIDISTFIEIINKLEITEDEVSRRFLKYSESIVSLDTGIRRQYKELVTKNTELRAVINLSPEGILLLNNEKMVSLYNKSLEKMFDIHKDITCVNLNDLFTLDIINVLNQDVIRDEIVEYKGRTLIVNKHNLEYFGEMAGIYFIFQEVTYIKQLEQTLTKKLRAKGLLTRYNFSDIHTKSPEMIQCIDFARKAACSDLTILITGESGTGKELLAQSIHNASHRTKQPFMAFNCAAVPESIMESELFGYEGGTFTGALKEGKAGLFEQANNGTMFLDEIGDMPYSMQAKLLRVLQEQQVMRIGSQRVTTINIRVIAATNNDLRKKIRSSQFRADLYYRLNVLPIMVPPLRERKEDILYLLNYFLRQKHRENLSVLPETCDILMQYGWPGNIRELNNVAAYISFMTDTIVRPDHLPCYIFDIQEDFERDFNVLAIRGDLENCQAVLKVIADFDSLDMGAGRKSIEDFLNNTGVHLSQGEIRRVLNVLNGCELITSGIGRKGSEITLKGKYFLKWLKNRNNQPV; from the coding sequence ATGATGAAAAGTATCGGCGTGGTAACCTATGTTCGCAATTCACCCGTGGCGATTTTTTTAAAAGACAATTTGGAAACCGTTCTCGCTAATTATGTTGATGTGAAAATCTATTCTTTTGATGAATTGAAGCCGGGAAAAACGATTGATGACGATATTGTTCTAGTAATGATTAAAAGTCAGGCGCTGCAAGTAAAAAAACATATTTCTGATGCTCGGCGGATTGTTGTTGCCCAAAGGACTACTAGGGAGAGTGAAATTTACAAGATTTTTTCCATTCCTGCCGATACTAGAGTGTTGGTAGTTAATGATAATTCAGAAACAACATTGGAAGCTATTACTCTCTTTTATCAATTAGGAATTAACCATTTGAATCTTGTTCCTTATAAAGAAGGCGAGGATTACAGTGATATTAAAATTGCTATAACTCCTGGTGAGAACTGGCGTGTTCCAGAGTATATTGGTACTGTCCTTGATATAGGCCAGCGCTATATTGATATATCTACATTTATCGAAATAATTAATAAGTTAGAAATAACGGAAGATGAAGTTAGCAGACGATTTTTGAAGTATTCTGAAAGCATTGTATCTTTGGATACGGGTATAAGAAGGCAATATAAAGAGCTGGTTACCAAAAATACTGAGTTGAGAGCAGTGATCAATTTGTCCCCGGAGGGCATTCTGTTGTTAAACAACGAGAAAATGGTCAGTCTCTACAACAAAAGTTTAGAAAAAATGTTCGATATTCATAAGGATATTACTTGTGTCAACTTGAATGATTTATTCACGTTGGACATTATTAATGTTCTTAATCAGGATGTTATTAGGGATGAAATTGTAGAATATAAAGGTCGAACCTTGATTGTTAACAAACATAATCTTGAATACTTTGGAGAAATGGCCGGAATCTATTTTATCTTCCAAGAAGTTACTTATATAAAACAATTAGAGCAAACTTTAACGAAAAAGTTGCGAGCTAAAGGTCTTTTGACCAGATACAATTTTTCAGATATCCATACGAAATCACCTGAAATGATACAATGTATTGATTTTGCACGAAAAGCTGCTTGTTCTGATCTAACAATCCTAATTACAGGTGAAAGCGGTACCGGGAAAGAACTTTTAGCCCAATCTATTCATAATGCATCTCATCGTACAAAGCAGCCATTTATGGCTTTTAACTGTGCCGCAGTTCCTGAAAGTATTATGGAAAGTGAACTTTTCGGATATGAAGGCGGTACATTTACAGGAGCATTGAAAGAAGGTAAAGCCGGATTATTCGAACAGGCTAATAATGGTACGATGTTCTTAGATGAAATTGGTGATATGCCCTATTCAATGCAGGCTAAGTTATTAAGGGTTTTACAGGAACAGCAAGTCATGCGCATTGGTTCCCAGCGTGTAACTACTATAAATATACGGGTTATTGCGGCCACAAACAATGATCTTCGTAAAAAAATACGCTCCAGTCAGTTCCGGGCAGATCTTTATTACCGTCTAAACGTGTTACCAATTATGGTTCCGCCTCTTAGAGAACGAAAGGAAGACATTTTATATCTTTTAAATTATTTTTTGAGACAAAAACATCGGGAGAATCTTTCCGTTCTACCGGAAACCTGTGATATCTTAATGCAATATGGGTGGCCGGGAAATATTCGAGAATTAAACAATGTTGCTGCCTATATTTCTTTTATGACAGACACTATAGTGAGACCGGACCATCTTCCATGCTATATTTTTGATATTCAGGAAGATTTTGAACGGGACTTCAACGTCTTGGCAATTAGGGGTGATTTGGAAAATTGCCAGGCAGTATTGAAAGTTATTGCCGATTTTGATTCTTTAGATATGGGAGCTGGGCGTAAAAGTATTGAGGACTTCCTTAATAATACAGGTGTACATTTGTCGCAAGGGGAAATTCGGCGTGTACTGAACGTTTTAAATGGATGTGAACTTATAACATCTGGCATTGGACGAAAAGGCAGTGAAATTACGTTAAAGGGGAAATATTTTTTAAAATGGTTAAAAAACAGGAACAACCAACCAGTTTAA
- a CDS encoding L-cysteine desulfidase family protein — MKCTLNNTVEEQKIFGILNQELVVALGCTEPIAIAYAAALAKQFVKDGDILSVQVAMSGNIIKNAMSVTIPGTSICGINAATALGIVAGNPDKKLEVLSGITQNHVKQAQDMIEAGIISASVANTSKKLYIEAVVHSKKSYAKVVIADHHTGVVLIEVDGQAVYKEDHKDNACDELNTDSLFLNLDRVWQFAMEVDTKKLDIVKESIKLNKRVALEGLANVYGLQVGRSIRDSIAKGILTDDFATWAMALTAAGSDARMAGCSLPVMSNSGSGNQGLCATLPVVAVGEKLEIDDEKMIRAVALSHLITIYIKSKFGRLSALCGATIAGTGASCGITYLLGGDLIQVKYAVQNMLGNVTGMLCDGAKAGCAMKVSTCVNAAVQSAVMAREQRSIQSTDGIIEADVDRSIDNLCQLGNQGTLEADKIILEIMLNKKVG; from the coding sequence ATGAAGTGTACACTGAATAATACGGTAGAAGAACAAAAGATTTTTGGAATTTTGAACCAAGAGCTAGTGGTTGCGCTTGGCTGCACTGAACCAATAGCGATTGCCTATGCGGCGGCCTTAGCTAAGCAATTTGTTAAGGATGGGGACATTCTTTCTGTACAAGTAGCGATGAGTGGCAATATCATAAAAAATGCCATGTCTGTTACTATACCCGGCACATCTATCTGCGGTATAAATGCGGCCACAGCTTTGGGCATTGTGGCTGGTAATCCAGATAAAAAGCTAGAAGTGTTGTCTGGTATAACTCAAAATCACGTAAAACAGGCACAAGACATGATAGAAGCAGGAATCATCTCTGCTTCTGTGGCCAATACTTCCAAGAAACTGTATATCGAAGCTGTGGTTCACTCGAAAAAATCATATGCGAAGGTTGTTATTGCTGATCATCATACTGGTGTTGTATTAATTGAAGTTGATGGTCAGGCGGTTTATAAAGAAGACCATAAGGATAATGCTTGTGATGAGCTTAATACAGACAGTCTTTTTTTGAATTTGGATAGAGTTTGGCAGTTTGCTATGGAAGTTGATACGAAAAAATTAGATATAGTAAAAGAAAGTATCAAATTGAATAAGCGAGTAGCCTTGGAGGGATTGGCGAATGTGTATGGACTTCAAGTGGGAAGAAGCATTCGTGACAGTATTGCCAAAGGAATCTTGACAGACGATTTCGCAACTTGGGCAATGGCACTGACTGCTGCTGGTTCCGATGCTAGGATGGCAGGCTGTTCACTACCGGTGATGAGTAATTCAGGCAGCGGAAATCAAGGATTATGCGCCACTTTACCCGTGGTGGCCGTCGGAGAAAAACTAGAAATTGATGACGAAAAAATGATACGGGCAGTGGCGCTAAGTCATTTAATAACCATTTATATCAAATCTAAATTTGGTCGTTTATCCGCGTTATGTGGTGCGACTATCGCCGGAACAGGTGCTAGTTGTGGCATTACCTATTTATTGGGCGGCGATTTAATTCAAGTGAAATATGCTGTACAAAATATGTTAGGTAATGTAACTGGCATGTTGTGTGATGGTGCCAAGGCGGGTTGTGCCATGAAAGTGTCTACTTGTGTCAATGCGGCAGTCCAATCGGCTGTTATGGCCAGGGAACAACGTTCGATTCAGTCTACTGACGGGATTATTGAAGCCGATGTTGATCGATCTATCGACAATCTTTGCCAACTGGGAAATCAAGGAACTTTGGAAGCAGATAAGATTATCCTGGAGATTATGTTAAATAAGAAAGTAGGGTAA
- a CDS encoding gamma-glutamyl-gamma-aminobutyrate hydrolase family protein, giving the protein MEGEIIINKPIIGILTNLLITEGSMFPGMERAYVNYDYVQAVMMAGAVPILLPVISDEQCIRKQIELVNGLLLTGGYDINPLHYNEEPRKELEFIFPEVDEHQLAAAQIATGLSKPMLGICRGTQVLNVAFGGTLYQDVLQVPTSIKHTQKTQRYVPGHTVNIVQDTILSRSFNKKVILTNSFHHQAVKDIASGFIVNARAEDGVIEGIERPGDVFTVGIQWHPEMMAGKYPEMLNVFKQFVAAAETTVR; this is encoded by the coding sequence TTGGAGGGAGAGATTATTATCAATAAACCAATCATTGGAATTTTAACTAACTTGCTTATTACTGAGGGTAGTATGTTTCCGGGAATGGAAAGGGCCTACGTAAACTATGATTATGTTCAGGCAGTTATGATGGCAGGAGCCGTACCGATATTATTGCCAGTGATCAGTGATGAACAATGTATTAGGAAGCAAATTGAACTTGTGAATGGTCTATTACTAACTGGCGGATATGATATCAATCCGCTGCATTATAATGAAGAACCTCGCAAAGAACTGGAGTTTATTTTCCCTGAGGTAGATGAACATCAACTAGCCGCCGCGCAGATAGCTACTGGCCTGAGTAAGCCTATGCTTGGAATATGTAGGGGAACACAAGTTCTGAATGTGGCATTTGGTGGAACTTTGTATCAGGATGTACTTCAAGTGCCCACATCTATTAAGCATACTCAGAAAACACAAAGGTATGTTCCTGGACATACAGTGAACATAGTTCAAGATACTATCCTGTCTAGAAGTTTTAATAAAAAAGTGATTTTGACCAATAGTTTTCATCATCAGGCCGTTAAGGATATTGCGTCAGGATTTATAGTCAATGCTAGGGCAGAAGATGGAGTAATAGAAGGAATCGAGAGACCAGGCGATGTATTTACTGTTGGCATCCAATGGCATCCGGAAATGATGGCTGGAAAATATCCGGAAATGTTGAATGTTTTTAAACAGTTTGTCGCAGCAGCGGAAACTACAGTGCGATGA
- a CDS encoding TIGR03905 family TSCPD domain-containing protein — MLYTYQPKGVCSTEITFEIADGVVKNVKFTGGCRGNLTAISRLLEGLPAQEVISKMKGITCRPSGASCADQLACALEKAINS; from the coding sequence ATGTTATATACATACCAGCCCAAAGGCGTTTGTTCAACTGAAATAACCTTTGAGATTGCGGACGGTGTTGTAAAAAATGTAAAGTTTACTGGAGGCTGTCGCGGTAATCTTACAGCTATATCTAGACTTTTGGAGGGATTGCCCGCTCAAGAGGTGATTTCAAAGATGAAAGGTATTACTTGTCGGCCAAGCGGAGCTTCTTGTGCTGACCAATTGGCATGTGCTTTAGAAAAAGCAATTAATTCTTGA
- a CDS encoding oligopeptide:H+ symporter has product MDIAEQNNEVRKHPKGFYVIAFIEIWERFGYGGLHTVLALFLTKNLGMTDAQSFSVYGTFVALVFAFMSVGGYIGDKVLGTQRTIILGAVTLMVGYFIMGLANSDITLIYAALAIVAVGNGLFKANPSSLLSKLYSKDDPRIDGAFTIYYMAINVGFLISMIAIPYLGARYGATFGFYVCGGGVFLAIASFLAFRKLVKGFDSPVGLEPIKYKNLLMVAVGIIITVTVSTFMLQNIKVVRFLLLLVGITVVGVFFREIFKSNGTERNRLIAAFILILEAIVFYTLSQQMPMSLNFFAIRNVEHAILGIPVGNPQSFQALNPFFIMLLSPILAWMYTHFGKQGRDLSIATKFAVGMVCCSFSFLILSFGAKFANEQGIVSANWLVANYFFSSLGELLISGLGLAMVAKLVPQRIVGFVMGSWFLSISAAGIIGGWVASLTAAPKGITDPLQTLPVYSNVFFEIGAVAGIVAILMLITAPKIKHLIEKKEEVV; this is encoded by the coding sequence ATGGACATAGCAGAGCAGAACAATGAAGTACGTAAACATCCAAAGGGGTTTTATGTGATTGCATTTATTGAAATCTGGGAAAGATTTGGTTATGGCGGATTACACACAGTATTGGCTTTATTTCTTACTAAAAATTTAGGAATGACCGATGCCCAAAGCTTTTCGGTTTATGGTACTTTTGTAGCATTGGTGTTTGCTTTTATGTCTGTCGGTGGTTATATCGGAGATAAGGTTTTAGGAACACAACGTACTATAATATTAGGTGCTGTAACCCTTATGGTGGGCTATTTTATTATGGGACTTGCTAACTCCGATATAACACTTATCTATGCTGCTTTGGCTATTGTAGCTGTTGGTAATGGGTTATTCAAGGCTAATCCTTCAAGTTTATTATCAAAACTATATTCAAAGGATGATCCAAGAATAGATGGCGCATTTACAATCTATTACATGGCTATAAATGTTGGATTTCTCATTTCCATGATTGCTATTCCTTACTTAGGAGCAAGATATGGAGCAACTTTTGGTTTTTATGTCTGTGGCGGTGGCGTATTTCTTGCAATTGCTTCATTTTTGGCTTTTCGAAAATTAGTTAAAGGTTTTGATTCTCCAGTTGGGTTGGAACCAATAAAGTACAAAAACCTATTAATGGTGGCAGTAGGAATTATAATAACTGTTACTGTTTCAACGTTTATGCTGCAAAATATTAAAGTGGTACGTTTTTTGCTATTATTGGTTGGAATAACGGTTGTAGGAGTTTTCTTTAGGGAAATATTTAAAAGCAATGGTACTGAACGGAATCGATTGATTGCCGCCTTTATTTTGATACTTGAAGCAATCGTATTTTATACACTTTCACAGCAAATGCCGATGTCATTAAATTTCTTTGCAATTAGAAACGTAGAGCATGCGATATTAGGGATTCCTGTAGGTAATCCACAAAGCTTCCAAGCTTTAAATCCATTTTTCATCATGTTGCTAAGTCCAATTTTAGCTTGGATGTATACTCATTTTGGAAAACAGGGACGAGATCTTTCTATTGCTACTAAATTTGCAGTAGGCATGGTTTGTTGTTCATTTAGTTTTTTAATCCTGTCTTTTGGAGCTAAATTCGCAAATGAGCAAGGCATTGTTTCGGCAAATTGGCTTGTAGCAAATTATTTTTTTAGTAGTTTGGGTGAATTGTTAATTAGCGGATTAGGACTTGCAATGGTAGCTAAATTAGTACCTCAAAGAATAGTTGGATTTGTTATGGGATCATGGTTTCTAAGTATTTCAGCGGCGGGTATTATTGGTGGTTGGGTAGCTTCATTGACTGCTGCACCAAAAGGTATCACTGATCCACTACAAACGTTGCCGGTTTATTCAAATGTGTTTTTTGAAATTGGGGCAGTTGCGGGAATAGTTGCTATTCTTATGCTAATTACTGCGCCTAAAATTAAACACTTAATTGAAAAAAAAGAAGAGGTAGTGTAG